A single region of the Streptomyces virginiae genome encodes:
- a CDS encoding energy-coupling factor ABC transporter permease, with the protein MHVPDGFINAPVSVAAGVVAAAAVAVSLRGARRELDERTAPLAGLVAAFIFAVQMLNFPVAAGTSGHLLGGALAAILVGPYTGVLCVSVVLLMQGILFADGGLTALGVNITVMGVVTVVVAHAIFRGLLRILPSTRRSVTVAAFTGALLSVPAAAAAFTAVYAIGGTTDVPIGKVITAMVGVHVLIGIGEAAITAATVGAVIAVRPDLVHGARGLTTRLKLRVDGALVDAPAAAAAPAPAGAGSTRKVWVTGLVTALVLAGFVSFYASASPDGLEKVAADKGIDEKVEEHAAANSPLADYGVKDVDDARLSGGLAGVIGVGVTVVAGTGIFWAVRRRRTEDLTATSTAPSTSASAG; encoded by the coding sequence ATGCATGTGCCCGACGGATTCATCAACGCACCCGTGTCGGTGGCCGCCGGAGTGGTGGCCGCCGCCGCGGTGGCCGTCAGCCTCCGCGGCGCCCGGCGCGAACTCGACGAGCGCACCGCGCCGCTCGCCGGTCTCGTCGCCGCCTTCATCTTCGCCGTCCAGATGCTGAACTTCCCGGTCGCCGCCGGCACCAGCGGCCATCTACTGGGCGGCGCGCTCGCCGCGATACTCGTCGGCCCCTACACCGGCGTGCTGTGCGTGTCCGTCGTCCTGCTCATGCAGGGCATCCTCTTCGCCGACGGCGGCCTGACCGCCCTCGGCGTGAACATCACCGTCATGGGCGTCGTCACCGTCGTCGTCGCCCACGCGATCTTCCGCGGGCTGCTGCGGATCCTGCCGTCCACCCGCCGCTCCGTGACCGTGGCCGCCTTCACCGGCGCCCTGCTCTCGGTGCCCGCCGCGGCCGCGGCCTTCACCGCCGTCTACGCCATCGGTGGCACCACCGACGTGCCCATCGGCAAGGTGATCACCGCCATGGTCGGCGTGCACGTGCTCATCGGCATCGGCGAGGCCGCCATCACCGCGGCCACCGTGGGCGCCGTCATCGCCGTCCGTCCCGACCTGGTGCACGGAGCCCGCGGGCTCACCACGCGCCTGAAGCTGCGCGTCGACGGCGCGCTCGTCGACGCGCCGGCCGCGGCCGCCGCGCCCGCGCCCGCCGGCGCCGGCTCGACCCGCAAGGTGTGGGTGACCGGCCTGGTCACCGCCCTCGTGCTCGCCGGATTCGTCTCCTTCTACGCCTCCGCCAGCCCCGACGGCCTGGAGAAGGTCGCCGCGGACAAGGGCATCGACGAGAAGGTCGAGGAGCACGCCGCGGCGAACTCCCCGCTCGCCGACTACGGCGTCAAGGACGTCGACGACGCCCGCCTGTCCGGCGGCCTCGCCGGGGTCATCGGCGTCGGCGTGACCGTCGTCGCCGGCACCGGGATCTTCTGGGCCGTGCGCCGCCGCCGCACCGAGGACCTGACCGCCACCTCCACCGCCCCTTCCACCTCCGCCTCGGCAGGCTGA
- a CDS encoding SsgA family sporulation/cell division regulator: MSATAENPPATATASAVEERVRARVITDDPLYRTIPVALRFAAAEPLAVRIVFPAGLSPEGTDNEWVFPRALLEAGLQAPTGTGDVRVWPCGRVQAVVEFHSPEGVAVVQFDIAALRRFLRRTYAPAVSAASATR; this comes from the coding sequence ATGTCAGCCACCGCCGAGAATCCACCAGCGACCGCCACCGCAAGCGCCGTCGAGGAGCGGGTACGCGCCCGCGTGATCACGGACGATCCCCTCTACCGGACGATCCCCGTCGCCCTGCGCTTCGCCGCCGCCGAGCCGCTGGCCGTACGGATCGTCTTCCCGGCAGGCCTGTCTCCCGAGGGCACCGACAACGAGTGGGTCTTCCCCCGGGCCCTGCTGGAGGCCGGCCTCCAGGCTCCGACCGGGACCGGGGACGTACGCGTCTGGCCCTGCGGCCGCGTCCAGGCGGTCGTCGAGTTCCACTCCCCCGAGGGCGTCGCGGTCGTCCAGTTCGACATCGCCGCGCTGCGCCGGTTCCTCCGCCGCACCTACGCGCCCGCGGTGTCCGCCGCGTCCGCCACCCGATAG
- a CDS encoding MMPL family transporter, with product MATFLYRLGRGAFRRRGLVALLWVALLFAAGFGAASAAAPTSGSFSIPGSEAQKAFDLLDERFPGMAADGATARIVIKAPEGAKVTDPGPKAEVQKIVSSLKTGPGAAEISSVADPYEVQAVSQDGSTAYISAKYTVNGMELKDDTREALKGSGEAAKAAGLNVQIGGDALMAAPETGSGEIIGIAVAAIVLVITFGSLIAAGLPLLTAIIGVGIGVSSITALANVLDLGNTTATLATMIGLAVGIDYALFIVSRYRVELAEGRERDEAAGRAVGTAGSAVVFAGLTVVIALVGLAVVNLPMLTKMGFAAAGTVVIAVLVALTLVPAILAFAGKRVLPAGEKSRLFGKGKPAGAEKKANGGTRWARFVLRRPVMVLLAGVIGLGVIAIPASKLEMGLPDDGAQPVSTTQRQAYDLLSDGFGPGFNGPLMVVVDGDKALADSTVDRIKGLDGVVAVTPPTLNKAGDAAVITVIPKDRPSSTHTEELVHEIRDGSGEDVLVTGATAMNIDFSQKMNDALLPYLALVVGLAFLLLMLVFRSILVPLKAALGFLLSVVAALGAVVAVFQWGWLGSVFGVEQTGPIMSMMPIFMVGVVFGLAMDYEVFLVTRMREAYVHGERPGQAVVTGFQYSARVVVAAAVIMIAVFAGFIGASEQMVKMIGFGLAVAVFFDAFVVRMAIVPAVLALLGHKAWWLPKWLDRLLPNVDVEGESLRKHLEKSAGSPKGPDKDRELVDA from the coding sequence GTGGCTACCTTCCTCTACCGACTCGGCAGAGGCGCCTTCCGGCGCCGCGGCCTCGTCGCCCTCCTCTGGGTGGCGCTGCTGTTCGCCGCCGGCTTCGGCGCCGCCTCGGCGGCCGCGCCCACCTCCGGCTCGTTCTCGATACCCGGTTCGGAGGCCCAGAAGGCCTTCGACCTGCTGGACGAGCGCTTCCCGGGCATGGCCGCCGACGGCGCCACCGCCCGCATCGTCATCAAGGCCCCCGAGGGCGCCAAGGTCACCGACCCCGGCCCCAAGGCCGAGGTCCAGAAGATCGTCTCGAGCCTGAAGACCGGGCCGGGCGCGGCCGAGATCTCCTCCGTCGCCGACCCGTACGAGGTCCAGGCCGTGAGCCAGGACGGCTCCACCGCCTACATCAGCGCCAAGTACACGGTCAACGGCATGGAGCTGAAGGACGACACCCGCGAGGCGCTCAAGGGTTCGGGCGAGGCCGCCAAGGCCGCCGGGCTGAACGTCCAGATCGGTGGCGACGCGCTGATGGCGGCCCCCGAGACGGGCTCCGGCGAGATCATCGGCATCGCGGTCGCCGCGATCGTCCTCGTCATCACCTTCGGCTCGCTGATCGCCGCCGGTCTGCCGCTGCTGACCGCGATCATCGGCGTGGGCATCGGTGTCTCCTCCATCACCGCGCTCGCCAACGTGCTCGACCTCGGCAACACCACCGCCACCCTCGCGACGATGATCGGCCTCGCGGTCGGCATCGACTACGCCCTCTTCATCGTCTCCCGCTACCGCGTGGAGCTCGCCGAGGGCCGCGAGCGGGACGAGGCCGCCGGCCGCGCAGTCGGAACTGCTGGTTCCGCCGTCGTCTTCGCCGGTCTGACCGTGGTCATCGCCCTGGTGGGCCTGGCCGTCGTCAACCTCCCGATGCTGACCAAGATGGGCTTCGCGGCCGCGGGCACCGTGGTCATCGCCGTGCTCGTCGCGCTGACCCTGGTCCCGGCCATCCTCGCCTTCGCGGGCAAGAGGGTGCTGCCGGCGGGCGAGAAGAGCCGGCTGTTCGGCAAGGGCAAGCCGGCGGGCGCCGAGAAGAAGGCCAACGGCGGTACCCGCTGGGCCCGCTTCGTCCTGCGCCGCCCCGTCATGGTGCTGCTGGCCGGTGTGATCGGTCTCGGCGTCATCGCCATCCCGGCGAGCAAGCTGGAGATGGGTCTGCCGGACGACGGCGCCCAGCCGGTCTCCACCACCCAGCGCCAGGCGTACGACCTGCTGTCCGACGGCTTCGGTCCGGGCTTCAACGGCCCGCTGATGGTGGTCGTCGACGGCGACAAGGCGCTCGCCGACTCCACCGTCGACCGGATCAAGGGCCTGGACGGGGTCGTCGCGGTCACCCCGCCGACCCTCAACAAGGCCGGCGACGCCGCGGTCATCACCGTCATCCCGAAGGACCGCCCCTCCTCCACCCACACCGAGGAACTGGTCCACGAGATCCGTGACGGCAGCGGGGAGGACGTCCTCGTCACCGGCGCCACCGCCATGAACATCGACTTCTCGCAGAAGATGAACGACGCGCTGCTGCCCTACCTGGCGCTCGTCGTGGGTCTCGCCTTCCTGCTGCTGATGCTCGTCTTCCGCTCGATCCTGGTCCCGCTCAAGGCGGCCCTCGGGTTCCTGCTCTCGGTCGTCGCCGCGCTCGGCGCCGTCGTCGCGGTCTTCCAGTGGGGCTGGCTCGGCTCGGTCTTCGGGGTGGAGCAGACCGGTCCGATCATGTCGATGATGCCGATCTTCATGGTCGGTGTGGTCTTCGGTCTGGCCATGGACTACGAGGTCTTCCTCGTCACCCGGATGCGTGAGGCGTACGTCCACGGCGAGCGCCCGGGCCAGGCCGTGGTCACCGGCTTCCAGTACAGCGCGCGGGTCGTCGTGGCCGCCGCCGTCATCATGATCGCGGTGTTCGCGGGCTTCATCGGGGCCAGCGAGCAGATGGTCAAGATGATCGGTTTCGGTCTGGCCGTCGCCGTCTTCTTCGACGCCTTCGTGGTCCGCATGGCCATCGTCCCGGCGGTGCTCGCCCTGCTCGGGCACAAGGCGTGGTGGCTGCCGAAGTGGCTGGACCGGCTGCTGCCGAACGTGGACGTGGAGGGCGAGAGCCTGCGCAAGCACCTGGAGAAGTCCGCGGGCTCCCCGAAGGGCCCGGACAAGGACCGCGAGCTGGTCGACGCCTGA
- a CDS encoding TetR/AcrR family transcriptional regulator has protein sequence MTEAMAARRSRITPERQAELHEAVLDLLRDVGYEALTMDAVAARTKSSKATLYRQWGSKPELVAKALRCTQPVSLREIDTGSLRGDFARMVEHSDDAQMAKDTALMRGLAHAVHESPELHKALRDLLVDPEINGLQAMLRRAVDRGEIRPDCPALDFVPHMLIGAFIALPLIEDRPVDRAFLGDFIDAVVFPALGV, from the coding sequence ATGACCGAGGCGATGGCGGCCCGGCGTAGCCGGATCACCCCGGAGCGGCAGGCCGAACTGCACGAGGCGGTCCTCGACCTCCTGCGTGACGTCGGCTACGAGGCGCTGACCATGGACGCGGTCGCCGCCCGTACGAAGTCCAGCAAGGCCACCCTCTACCGCCAGTGGGGGAGCAAGCCGGAGCTGGTCGCCAAGGCCCTGCGCTGCACGCAACCGGTCTCGCTGCGCGAGATCGACACGGGCAGCCTCCGCGGGGACTTCGCGCGCATGGTCGAGCACTCCGACGACGCGCAGATGGCCAAGGACACCGCGCTGATGCGGGGTCTGGCCCATGCCGTCCACGAGAGCCCGGAGCTGCACAAGGCCCTGCGCGACCTGCTGGTCGACCCGGAGATCAACGGTCTCCAGGCGATGCTGCGGCGTGCGGTGGACCGGGGCGAGATCCGCCCGGACTGTCCCGCGCTCGACTTCGTACCGCACATGCTCATCGGGGCGTTCATCGCGCTCCCGTTGATCGAGGACCGCCCGGTGGACCGGGCCTTCCTCGGTGACTTCATCGACGCCGTGGTCTTCCCCGCCCTCGGCGTCTGA